A window of the Cyanobacteriota bacterium genome harbors these coding sequences:
- a CDS encoding MoaD/ThiS family protein — protein sequence MKQPQTGEVTVTVKLFAAYQDAYGVTDLQLRFPVGTMVSTVRDRLIADRPELERWREVTRFGVNLQFVEPETILHDGDEVVLIPPVSGG from the coding sequence ATGAAGCAACCACAAACTGGTGAGGTGACAGTTACTGTTAAGCTATTTGCGGCCTATCAAGATGCCTATGGAGTTACAGACTTGCAGTTACGATTCCCTGTAGGAACGATGGTATCAACAGTCCGCGATCGCCTGATTGCAGACCGCCCAGAACTAGAGCGCTGGCGAGAAGTAACCCGCTTTGGAGTAAATTTGCAGTTTGTAGAACCAGAAACAATATTGCACGATGGAGATGAGGTGGTATTGATTCCCCCAGTTAGTGGTGGGTGA
- a CDS encoding class I SAM-dependent methyltransferase: protein MLLTPADRTKLDDTDDSLFYDFPRFVTHVDDNFIHQLTDLYRQRLQPHTRILDLMSSWVSHLPPEMEFTHVEGHGMNAEELARNPRLHHYFVQNLNKDPQLPLADESFDAVLNTVSVQYLQYPEAVFYEIHRVLKPGGIAIVSFSNRMFYQKAIQAWRDGSDADRITLVKRYFQSVPGFTAPEVIVRSGQGIPVLQLLGMGASDPFYAVIATRSTP from the coding sequence ATGTTACTGACCCCCGCTGATCGCACCAAACTGGATGATACTGACGATAGTCTGTTCTATGATTTCCCTCGCTTTGTTACCCATGTAGATGACAACTTTATCCATCAGCTAACCGATTTGTATCGCCAACGCCTACAACCCCACACTCGTATTTTGGATCTCATGAGCAGTTGGGTGTCTCATCTGCCCCCAGAGATGGAATTTACTCATGTCGAAGGTCATGGCATGAACGCTGAGGAACTAGCTCGCAATCCTCGCCTGCACCACTATTTTGTCCAGAATTTGAATAAAGATCCTCAGTTGCCGTTGGCAGATGAATCCTTTGATGCCGTCTTAAACACGGTGTCAGTGCAATACCTGCAATATCCTGAGGCCGTGTTTTATGAGATTCACCGGGTTTTGAAGCCAGGTGGCATTGCGATTGTCAGCTTTTCCAACCGGATGTTCTATCAAAAGGCAATTCAAGCATGGCGTGACGGGTCGGACGCTGATCGCATTACCCTTGTGAAGCGTTACTTTCAATCAGTACCGGGATTCACCGCGCCAGAAGTCATTGTCCGTTCTGGTCAGGGAATACCAGTGCTGCAACTATTGGGCATGGGTGCCTCGGATCCCTTCTATGCTGTGATAGCAACCCGATCGACCCCATAG